From Solea senegalensis isolate Sse05_10M linkage group LG7, IFAPA_SoseM_1, whole genome shotgun sequence, a single genomic window includes:
- the jph3a gene encoding junctophilin-3 isoform X1: MSTGGRFDFDDGGSYCGGWEQGKAHGRGVCTGPQGQGEYAGAWSHGFEVLGVYTWPSGNSYQGTWAQGKRHGIGVESKGRWEYRGEWTQGFKGRYGQLESTASGARYEGTWSNGLQDGYGTETYSDGGTYQGQWLGGMRHGYGVRQSVPYGMAAVILFPLRTSINSLRSEHSHGPPAVLQDSAATTPTDGVVAGLAGSPVGRGGFALTAPSEAERQRKRKGRFRQSILSGLKLRRSESKSSLASQLSKQSSFCSEAGMSTVSSAASDIHSNASESEQGAPVDATVTEMYAGEWRSDQRAGWGMSRRSDGLHYAGEWAANKRHGYGCTTFPDGTKEEGKYKQNVLVSGKRKNLIPLRASKIREKVDRAVEAAEKATDFAKQKAEIAMSRMSHARGKAEAAEGVAQKAMEECRLARIAAKELSPSFHIYGNGDSTPDHTRGLECQRPKQQDAKDKDHEVISTETDSPELCTPDTTPPVITPDLSPVLSVLTSPPHSPPKHAHRPRNACFMRQSAVDDQGGAEIQVLVEGRGLDLPKGGANNWNDEKYLEQGGSSRSTTPSLLEEQEGQVNGHEQAPVSNHKPPEKSFSNHKTRDHASSYRAWEHSSSNQKPSKHVSSNHKSREYSSSNHKTWDHSSTNHKPCDHASSNYKPQVHILSNHKALEHNMSNHKTSEHASSNHKSQDYIYSNHNAKDHVSSSAYNPREHVYSNHHPKQHNPSNHKLSKHAVIDQRLDGLTVGWTADSALRWSPAHSRLTEQDEERMNDYTVDMRLQCADSQTPRGGPGPESPAQKNNRLRSRGLRPVREGSMDSVQMLDNLNVGAELEEWPLHRDLTLSPPLKSQPITLEQEGEHLTLKSNSGSSSILVVMVILLNIGVAILFIHFFI, from the exons ATGTCCACTGGAGGCAGGTTTGACTTTGATGATGGGGGGTCGTACTGCGGGGGGTGGGAGCAGGGGAAAGCCCACGGCCGGGGCGTCTGCACTGGGCCCCAGGGTCAGGGCGAGTATGCCGGGGCCTGGAGCCACGGCTTCGAGGTCCTGGGCGTATACACATGGCCCAGCGGAAACAGCTACCAGGGCACCTGGGCACAGGGCAAGCGACATGGCATTGGAGTGGAGAGCAAGGGCCGCTGGGAGTACAGAGGAGAGTGGACGCAGGGGTTCAAAGGCCGCTACGGGCAGCTGGAGAGCACGGCCAGTGGGGCCCGGTACGAGGGGACCTGGAGCAACGGGCTGCAGGACGGATATGGCACTGAAACCTATTCTGATGGAG GAACCTATCAAGGCCAGTGGCTGGGCGGGATGCGTCATGGCTATGGTGTGCGGCAGAGCGTGCCGTACGGCATGGCGGCCGTCATCCTCTTCCCCCTGCGAACATCCATAAACTCTCTGCGCTCCGAGCACAGCCACGGCCCTCCGGCTGTGCTACAGGACAGTGCTGCCACCACACCGACGGACGGGGTCGTGGCCGGACTGGCCGGGAGCCCGGTGGGCAGGGGCGGGTTCGCTCTGACGGCTCCAAGTGAAGCCGAACGCCAGAGGAAGCGAAAAGGCCGTTTCCGGCAGTCCATCCTGAGCGGCCTGAAGCTGCGACGCTCCGAGTCTAAAAGCTCCCTGGCGAGTCAGCTCAGCAAGCAGAGCTCCTTCTGCAGTGAGGCCGGCATGAGCACGGTTAGCTCTGCTGCGTCTGACATCCACTCCAACGCAAGTGAGAGTGAGCAGGGCGCCCCTGTGGATGCCACTGTCACCGAAATGTACGCCGGGGAGTGGCGCAGCGACCAGAGGGCAGGCTGGGGCATGAGTCGGCGCTCAGACGGCCTTCATTACGCAGGTGAATGGGCAGCGAACAAGAGGCATGGGTACGGCTGCACCACCTTCCCCGACGGCACCAAGGAGGAAGGAAAGTACAAACAGAATGTGTTGGTGAGCGGGAAACGCAAGAACCTGATTCCACTGAGGGCCAGTAAGATCAGAGAGAAGGTGGACCGAGCTGTCGAAGCCGCGGAGAAGGCCACAGACTTCGCCAAACAGAAGGCGGAGATCGCCATGTCCAG GATGAGCCACGCTCGTGGGAAGGCGGAGGCGGCTGAAGGAGTGGCACAGAAGGCCATGGAGGAGTGTCGACTGGCCCGCATCGCTGCAAAAGAGCTCTCCCCCTCCTTTCACATCTACGGCAATGGTGACTCAACACCAGACCACACGAGGG GTCTTGAATGTCAGCGGCCCAAGCAGCAGGACGCCAAGGACAAAGACCACGAGGTCATCTCCACGGAAACGGACAGTCCGGAGCTGTGCACGCCTGACACCACGCCGCCTGTGATCACGCCTGACCTGAGCCCCGTGCTGAGTGTACTCACGTCGCCCCCCCACAGTCCACCAAAGCACGCCCACCGCCCCAGAAATGCTTGCTTCATGCGCCAGAGTGCCGTGGATGATCAGGGTGGCGCCGAGATCCAGGTGCTGGTGGAGGGGCGGGGGTTGGATCTGCCGAAGGGAGGGGCTAACAACTGGAATGACGAAAAGTACTTGGAGCAGGGGGGCAGCAGCCGCTCCACCACGCCGTCCCtcctggaggagcaggagggcCAAGTCAACGGGCACGAGCAGGCGCCAGTGTCCAACCACAAACCGCCTGAGAAATCCTTCTCCAATCACAAGACCCGGGACCACGCCTCCTCCTACCGAGCGTGGGAGCACTCCTCATCCAACCAAAAGCCCTCCAAGCATGTCTCGTCCAATCACAAGTCAAGGGAGTACTCGTCCTCCAATCACAAAACATGGGATCATTCCTCCACCAATCACAAGCCCTGTGATCACGCCTCTTCCAACTACAAGCCGCAGGTGCACATTTTATCCAATCACAAGGCCTTGGAACATAACATGTCCAATCACAAGACTTCTGAGCATGCTTCCTCCAATCACAAGTCCCAAGATTATATCTACTCCAATCATAATGCAAAGGACCACGTCTCTTCCTCCGCGTATAACCCTCGAGAGCATGTCTACTCCAACCACCATCCAAAGCAGCACAACCCGTCCAACCACAAGCTTTCCAAGCATGCTGTAATCGACCAAAGGCTGGACGGCCTCACCGTGGGCTGGACTGCCGACAGCGCCCTCAGGTGGAGCCCCGCCCATTCGCGCCTCACAGAGCAGGACGAGGAGAGGATGAACGACTACACGGTGGACATGCGGCTTCAGTGTGCGGACTCTCAAACTCCCCGAGGGGGGCCGGGCCCAGAGTCCCCGGCCCAGAAAAACAACAGGCTGCGGTCCCGCGGCCTCCGGCCGGTCCGAGAGGGATCCATGGACTCTGTACAGATGCTGGACAACCTGAATGTGGGGGCGGAGCTGGAGGAGTGGCCACTGCACAGGGACCTCACCCTCTCCCCGCCCCTAAAGTCCCAACCCATCACTCTGGAGCAGGAAGGAGAGCATCTCACCCTCAAATCAAACTCA GGCTCCAGCTCTATTCTGGTGGTTATGGTCATTTTACTCAATATTGGAGTAGCCATTCTTTTCATTCACTTCTTTATTTAA
- the jph3a gene encoding junctophilin-3 isoform X2, translating into MSTGGRFDFDDGGSYCGGWEQGKAHGRGVCTGPQGQGEYAGAWSHGFEVLGVYTWPSGNSYQGTWAQGKRHGIGVESKGRWEYRGEWTQGFKGRYGQLESTASGARYEGTWSNGLQDGYGTETYSDGGTYQGQWLGGMRHGYGVRQSVPYGMAAVILFPLRTSINSLRSEHSHGPPAVLQDSAATTPTDGVVAGLAGSPVGRGGFALTAPSEAERQRKRKGRFRQSILSGLKLRRSESKSSLASQLSKQSSFCSEAGMSTVSSAASDIHSNASESEQGAPVDATVTEMYAGEWRSDQRAGWGMSRRSDGLHYAGEWAANKRHGYGCTTFPDGTKEEGKYKQNVLVSGKRKNLIPLRASKIREKVDRAVEAAEKATDFAKQKAEIAMSRMSHARGKAEAAEGVAQKAMEECRLARIAAKELSPSFHIYGNGLECQRPKQQDAKDKDHEVISTETDSPELCTPDTTPPVITPDLSPVLSVLTSPPHSPPKHAHRPRNACFMRQSAVDDQGGAEIQVLVEGRGLDLPKGGANNWNDEKYLEQGGSSRSTTPSLLEEQEGQVNGHEQAPVSNHKPPEKSFSNHKTRDHASSYRAWEHSSSNQKPSKHVSSNHKSREYSSSNHKTWDHSSTNHKPCDHASSNYKPQVHILSNHKALEHNMSNHKTSEHASSNHKSQDYIYSNHNAKDHVSSSAYNPREHVYSNHHPKQHNPSNHKLSKHAVIDQRLDGLTVGWTADSALRWSPAHSRLTEQDEERMNDYTVDMRLQCADSQTPRGGPGPESPAQKNNRLRSRGLRPVREGSMDSVQMLDNLNVGAELEEWPLHRDLTLSPPLKSQPITLEQEGEHLTLKSNSGSSSILVVMVILLNIGVAILFIHFFI; encoded by the exons ATGTCCACTGGAGGCAGGTTTGACTTTGATGATGGGGGGTCGTACTGCGGGGGGTGGGAGCAGGGGAAAGCCCACGGCCGGGGCGTCTGCACTGGGCCCCAGGGTCAGGGCGAGTATGCCGGGGCCTGGAGCCACGGCTTCGAGGTCCTGGGCGTATACACATGGCCCAGCGGAAACAGCTACCAGGGCACCTGGGCACAGGGCAAGCGACATGGCATTGGAGTGGAGAGCAAGGGCCGCTGGGAGTACAGAGGAGAGTGGACGCAGGGGTTCAAAGGCCGCTACGGGCAGCTGGAGAGCACGGCCAGTGGGGCCCGGTACGAGGGGACCTGGAGCAACGGGCTGCAGGACGGATATGGCACTGAAACCTATTCTGATGGAG GAACCTATCAAGGCCAGTGGCTGGGCGGGATGCGTCATGGCTATGGTGTGCGGCAGAGCGTGCCGTACGGCATGGCGGCCGTCATCCTCTTCCCCCTGCGAACATCCATAAACTCTCTGCGCTCCGAGCACAGCCACGGCCCTCCGGCTGTGCTACAGGACAGTGCTGCCACCACACCGACGGACGGGGTCGTGGCCGGACTGGCCGGGAGCCCGGTGGGCAGGGGCGGGTTCGCTCTGACGGCTCCAAGTGAAGCCGAACGCCAGAGGAAGCGAAAAGGCCGTTTCCGGCAGTCCATCCTGAGCGGCCTGAAGCTGCGACGCTCCGAGTCTAAAAGCTCCCTGGCGAGTCAGCTCAGCAAGCAGAGCTCCTTCTGCAGTGAGGCCGGCATGAGCACGGTTAGCTCTGCTGCGTCTGACATCCACTCCAACGCAAGTGAGAGTGAGCAGGGCGCCCCTGTGGATGCCACTGTCACCGAAATGTACGCCGGGGAGTGGCGCAGCGACCAGAGGGCAGGCTGGGGCATGAGTCGGCGCTCAGACGGCCTTCATTACGCAGGTGAATGGGCAGCGAACAAGAGGCATGGGTACGGCTGCACCACCTTCCCCGACGGCACCAAGGAGGAAGGAAAGTACAAACAGAATGTGTTGGTGAGCGGGAAACGCAAGAACCTGATTCCACTGAGGGCCAGTAAGATCAGAGAGAAGGTGGACCGAGCTGTCGAAGCCGCGGAGAAGGCCACAGACTTCGCCAAACAGAAGGCGGAGATCGCCATGTCCAG GATGAGCCACGCTCGTGGGAAGGCGGAGGCGGCTGAAGGAGTGGCACAGAAGGCCATGGAGGAGTGTCGACTGGCCCGCATCGCTGCAAAAGAGCTCTCCCCCTCCTTTCACATCTACGGCAATG GTCTTGAATGTCAGCGGCCCAAGCAGCAGGACGCCAAGGACAAAGACCACGAGGTCATCTCCACGGAAACGGACAGTCCGGAGCTGTGCACGCCTGACACCACGCCGCCTGTGATCACGCCTGACCTGAGCCCCGTGCTGAGTGTACTCACGTCGCCCCCCCACAGTCCACCAAAGCACGCCCACCGCCCCAGAAATGCTTGCTTCATGCGCCAGAGTGCCGTGGATGATCAGGGTGGCGCCGAGATCCAGGTGCTGGTGGAGGGGCGGGGGTTGGATCTGCCGAAGGGAGGGGCTAACAACTGGAATGACGAAAAGTACTTGGAGCAGGGGGGCAGCAGCCGCTCCACCACGCCGTCCCtcctggaggagcaggagggcCAAGTCAACGGGCACGAGCAGGCGCCAGTGTCCAACCACAAACCGCCTGAGAAATCCTTCTCCAATCACAAGACCCGGGACCACGCCTCCTCCTACCGAGCGTGGGAGCACTCCTCATCCAACCAAAAGCCCTCCAAGCATGTCTCGTCCAATCACAAGTCAAGGGAGTACTCGTCCTCCAATCACAAAACATGGGATCATTCCTCCACCAATCACAAGCCCTGTGATCACGCCTCTTCCAACTACAAGCCGCAGGTGCACATTTTATCCAATCACAAGGCCTTGGAACATAACATGTCCAATCACAAGACTTCTGAGCATGCTTCCTCCAATCACAAGTCCCAAGATTATATCTACTCCAATCATAATGCAAAGGACCACGTCTCTTCCTCCGCGTATAACCCTCGAGAGCATGTCTACTCCAACCACCATCCAAAGCAGCACAACCCGTCCAACCACAAGCTTTCCAAGCATGCTGTAATCGACCAAAGGCTGGACGGCCTCACCGTGGGCTGGACTGCCGACAGCGCCCTCAGGTGGAGCCCCGCCCATTCGCGCCTCACAGAGCAGGACGAGGAGAGGATGAACGACTACACGGTGGACATGCGGCTTCAGTGTGCGGACTCTCAAACTCCCCGAGGGGGGCCGGGCCCAGAGTCCCCGGCCCAGAAAAACAACAGGCTGCGGTCCCGCGGCCTCCGGCCGGTCCGAGAGGGATCCATGGACTCTGTACAGATGCTGGACAACCTGAATGTGGGGGCGGAGCTGGAGGAGTGGCCACTGCACAGGGACCTCACCCTCTCCCCGCCCCTAAAGTCCCAACCCATCACTCTGGAGCAGGAAGGAGAGCATCTCACCCTCAAATCAAACTCA GGCTCCAGCTCTATTCTGGTGGTTATGGTCATTTTACTCAATATTGGAGTAGCCATTCTTTTCATTCACTTCTTTATTTAA
- the LOC122772745 gene encoding zinc finger protein 319, whose protein sequence is MRSGRMTEAWQQQQHAVAPPSVVHTLAQTADNPLGCTVYGVVLQPDASLQQPQHGQQHAVQAQQPGLQVGGERGHKCGACGHDISHLANPHEHQCMVTQDRSFQCTQCMKIFSQATDLLEHQCVQVEQKPFVCGVCKMGFSLLTSLAQHHNSHGNGNNPMKCSICEKTYRPGSGNVTPTSSAANPQQPSTGETSGGGGVISASSPPSFEASAPDRPYKCSVCHKAFRHLSELTRHERVHTGEKPYKCDTCDKSFSQSSHLAHHQRTHSSERPYKCAVCEKSFKHRSHLVRHMYAHSGEHLFKCNLCEMHFKESSELLHHQCQPEGERPFRCGSCGKSFKRPSDLRQHERTHSEERPFQCEECQMSFKQQYALVRHRRTHKNPADRPFKCNLCDKGFLQPSHLLYHQQVHGMESLFKCASCQKSFSQSGELLRHKCGGEVEKPYKCDVCGKGYKKNSTLQRHQNSHCTEKPLKCSLCDKRFVSSSEFVQHRCDPTREKPLKCPDCEKRFRYSSELQRHRRVHTGEKPFKCASCDKSFKQREHLAKHQSVHSRETQFKCVWCGERFVDLTALQEHTVQHTAEGESFSEAPCIP, encoded by the coding sequence ATGCGAAGTGGAAGGATGACGGAGgcgtggcagcagcagcaacacgcAGTGGCTCCACCCTCTGTTGTGCACACGCTGGCCCAGACGGCCGACAACCCCCTGGGCTGCACCGTGTACGGTGTGGTCCTGCAGCCGGATGCCTCCCTGCAGCAGCCGCAACACGGCCAGCAGCACGCGGTTCAAGCCCAGCAGCCGGGCCTACAGGTAGGGGGCGAGAGAGGGCACAAATGTGGAGCCTGCGGTCATGACATCTCTCACTTGGCCAACCCTCACGAGCACCAGTGCATGGTGACCCAGGACCGCTCCTTCCAGTGTACGCAGTGCATGAAGATCTTCAGCCAGGCGACGGACCTGCTCGAGCATCAGTGTGTGCAGGTGGAGCAGAAGCCTtttgtgtgcggtgtgtgtaaAATGGGCTTCTCGCTGCTCACGTCCTTGGCTCAGCATCACAACTCGCACGGCAACGGGAACAACCCGATGAAGTGCTCCATCTGTGAGAAGACCTACCGGCCCGGGTCTGGAAACGTCACCCCAACCTCGTCAGCTGCCAACCCTCAGCAACCCTCCACCGGCGAGACATCCGGTGGCGGCGGCGTCATCAGTGCCTCGTCACCGCCTTCGTTTGAAGCCTCTGCCCCGGACAGGCCGTACAAGTGCTCAGTGTGCCACAAGGCATTCAGGCATCTGTCAGAGCTGACCCGCCACGAAAGAGTGCACACGGGTGAAAAGCCATACAAATGTGACACGTGCGATAAAAGCTTCAGCCAGTCTTCACACCTGGCACACCACCAGCGCACTCACAGCTCTGAGCGGCCGTACAAATGTGCCGTCTGCGAGAAGAGCTTTAAGCACCGCTCTCACCTCGTGCGGCACATGTACGCTCATTCGGGCGAGCACCTTTTCAAGTGCAATTTGTGCGAGATGCACTTTAAAGAGTCGTCCGAGCTCCTGCACCATCAATGCCAGCCTGAAGGCGAGAGGCCGTTCCGCTGTGGTTCCTGTGGAAAGAGCTTCAAGCGGCCTTCCGACCTGCGGCAACATGAGCGCACCCACTCTGAGGAGCGACCTTTCCAGTGTGAGGAGTGCCAGATGAGCTTTAAGCAGCAGTACGCTCTCGTACGCCACCGCCGCACTCATAAAAATCCAGCTGATCGCCCTTTTAAGTGTAACCTCTGCGATAAAGGATTCCTTCAGCCGTCTCACCTGCTTTACCACCAGCAGGTTCACGGTATGGAGAGTCTTTTCAAATGTGCGTCCTGCCAGAAGTCTTTCAGCCAGTCGGGAGAACTGCTTAGGCACAAGTGTGGTGGTGAAGTGGAGAAGCCCTACAAGTGCGACGTGTGTGGCAAAGGCTACAAAAAGAATTCGACTCTGCAGCGCCACCAGAACTCTCACTGCACAGAGAAACCGCTGAAATGCTCCCTGTGCGACAAGCGCTTTGTTTCGTCGTCCGAGTTCGTCCAGCACCGTTGCGACCCGACCCGGGAGAAGCCACTGAAATGTCCCGACTGTGAAAAGCGCTTCAGGTACTCGTCTGAGCTGCAGCGCCATCGCCGAGTTCACACCGGGGAGAAGCCTTTCAAGTGCGCCAGCTGCGACAAGAGCTTCAAGCAGCGCGAGCACCTGGCCAAGCACCAGAGCGTGCACTCGCGGGAGACGCAGTTTAAGTGTGTATGGTGTGGGGAGCGTTTTGTTGACCTCACAGCTTTGCAGGAGCACACGGTTCAACACACCGCAGAGGGGGAGAGTTTTTCTGAAGCTCCGTGCATTCCATGA
- the LOC122772039 gene encoding casein kinase II subunit alpha'-like yields the protein MPGSTPASSKARVYTDVNTQKNREYWDYDAHVPNWSNQDNYQLVRKLGRGKYSEVFEAINVTNSEKVVVKILKPVKKKKIKREIKILENLRGGTNIIRLVDTVKDPVSRTPALVFECINNTDFKELYQKLTDFDIRYYMYELLKALDYCHSMGIMHRDVKPHNVMIDHQLRKLRLIDWGLAEFYHPAQEYNVRVASRYFKGPELLVDYQMYDYSLDMWSLGCMLASMIFLKEPFFHGQDNYDQLVRIAKVLGTEELFGYLHKYHIELDTRFKDLLGQQTRKRWEQFIQSENQHLVSPEALDLLDKLLRYDHQQRLTATEAMQHPYFYPVVKEQANANTDSTKAISSSNAT from the exons ATGCCTGGGTCAACGCCGGCCAGCAGCAAGGCTCGGGTGTACACCGATGTCAACACACAGAAGAATAGAGAATACTGGGACTATGATGCACATGTGCCAAACTGGAG CAATCAAGACAACTACCAGCTGGTGCGTAAGCTTGGTCGAGGGAAGTACAGTGAAGTGTTCGAGGCCATAAATGTGACCAACAGTGAGAAGGTGGTGGTGAAGATCCTCAAG CCtgtcaaaaagaagaagatcaaaAGGGAAATCAAAATCCTTGAAAACCTGCGTGGAGGGACCAACATCATCCGCCTGGTCGACACCGTCAAAGACCCTGTG TCCAGAACACCAGCGCTTGTCTTTGAGTGCATCAATAACACAGATTTTAAG GAACTTTACCAGAAGCTGACAGACTTTGATATCCGTTACTACATGTATGAGCTGCTCAAG GCTCTGGACTACTGTCACAGTATGGGCATCATGCACAGAGACGTGAAGCCCCACAACGTCATGATCGACCACCAGCTCAGAAAG CTGCGTCTCATCGACTGGGGTTTGGCAGAGTTTTACCATCCCGCTCAGGAATACAACGTCAGGGTGGCCTCGCGTTACTTCAAAGGCCCAGAGCTGCTAGTGGACTATCAG ATGTACGATTACAGTTTGGACATGTGGAGTCTAGGCTGCATGTTGGCCAGTATGATCTTCCTGAAGGAACCGTTCTTTCATGGTCAGGACAACTACGATCAG CTGGTCCGCATCGCTAAGGTTCTCGGCACTGAGGAGCTTTTTGGTTACTTGCACAAGTATCACATAGAACTGGACACTCGCTTCAAAGACCTGCTGGGACA GCAAACGCGGAAGCGTTGGGAGCAGTTCATCCAGTCGGAGAACCAGCACCTGGTGAGTCCAGAGGCTCTGGACCTGCTGGACAAGCTGCTGCGCTACGACCACCAGCAGAGGCTGACGGCCACCGAGGCCATGCAGCACCCGTACTTCT ATCCTGTGGTGAAGGAACAAGCAAACGCCAACACAGACAGCACAAAGGCAATAAGCAGCTCCAATGCAACATGA